From Amphiprion ocellaris isolate individual 3 ecotype Okinawa chromosome 10, ASM2253959v1, whole genome shotgun sequence, one genomic window encodes:
- the en2b gene encoding homeobox protein engrailed-2b, with protein MEGNARRDAERPEDSGEESNPVILPLLQPPGNQQSHRITNFYIDNILRPDFGRKRKDGRTLVREGDSLGVIRRGEELTGRKASKAGSPQLGGAGGEKEDSGTSDDQHLDTEAGRPDLIAGGVAVKERGDGGERCRSPEASTAPAAKPMLWPAWVYCTRYSDRPSAGPRSRKPKKAPIPTKEDKRPRTAFTAEQLHRLKTEFQNNRYLTEQRRQSLARDLGLNESQIKIWFQNKRAKIKKATGNKNSLALHLMAQGLYNHSTAKDDKSDSD; from the exons atggaaggaaatgctcgcCGAGACGCAGAGCGCCCAGAGGACTCCGGAGAGGAGTCCAACCCGGTCATCCTGCCTCTCCTCCAGCCACCTGGCAACCAGCAATCCCACAGGATCACAAACTTCTACATCGACAACATTTTGAGACCAGACTTCGGCCGAaagaggaaggatggaaggactTTGGTTCGGGAGGGAGACAGTCTGGGAGTGATCCGACGAGGAGAGGAGCTGACAGGCAGAAAGGCTTCCAAAGCTGGCAGCCCTCAGCTGGGTGGAgcaggaggagagaaggaggactCGGGGACGTCCGACGACCAGCATCTGGACACTGAGGCCGGGAGGCCTGACCTGATAGCCGGTGGTGTGGCAGTGAAGGAGCGGGGGGACGGCGGGGAGCGCTGCCGCAGCCCGGAGGCCAGCACGGCCCCAGCAGCCAAGCCGATGCTGTGGCCAGCCTGGGTTTATTGTACCCGCTACTCAGACCGGCCGTCAGCAG GGCCCAGATCCCGCAAACCAAAGAAAGCGCCGATCCCGACTAAAGAGGACAAGCGGCCCCGGACAGCCTTCACCGCGGAGCAGCTCCACCGGTTGAAAACGGAGTTCCAGAACAACCGGTACCTGACTGAGCAGCGGAGGCAGAGCCTGGCCCGGGACCTTGGCCTCAACGAGTCTCAAATCAAAATCTGGTTTCAGAACAAGCGGGCCAAAATCAAGAAAGCCACGGGGAATAAAAACTCTCTGGCGCTGCATCTCATGGCGCAGGGACTGTACAACCACTCCACGGCGAAGGACGACAAGTCGGACAGCGACTAG